From the genome of Candidatus Nitrosocosmicus oleophilus, one region includes:
- a CDS encoding DHHA1 domain-containing protein: MKSICISHKEDVDGIVSAALLQNALKIRNIFLVDYPNLLNSLDYTISLCHKNRKFSRVFICDVGLNKKNQNLFIDKLKILLLRNIEVIYIDHHYLETEIRRELESIGVKLIHDINDCTSVQIYHLLRRKLSVKFAFYAAAAALTDYMESNPKASLLVSKYDRTFLMLESCFLSYIISSSQKNIEFLKFISRSVSKGKMPHEIKNGFKLVREFCEKINKAITIVEEQSKHLNNISYFEHNLELSSSMIVNFVLGITGKKVGIAFKLKSNINSYILSIRGSKECNTHLGMLVNNLSAELNGSGGGHDKACGAVIPMENFKKFLDKLDQEIV; this comes from the coding sequence TTGAAAAGCATTTGTATATCCCATAAGGAAGATGTTGATGGGATAGTTTCTGCAGCGTTATTACAAAACGCCCTGAAAATTAGGAACATATTTTTGGTAGATTATCCAAATTTATTGAATTCCTTAGACTATACGATATCTCTTTGTCATAAGAATAGAAAGTTCTCAAGAGTTTTTATTTGTGATGTTGGTCTTAACAAAAAGAATCAAAACTTATTTATAGATAAGTTGAAGATACTATTACTTAGAAATATTGAAGTTATCTATATAGATCATCATTATCTTGAGACAGAGATAAGGAGAGAGTTGGAATCGATTGGGGTGAAATTAATTCATGATATTAATGATTGCACTTCTGTTCAAATTTATCATCTACTTAGAAGAAAATTAAGTGTTAAATTTGCATTCTACGCTGCTGCCGCGGCGTTAACAGATTATATGGAGTCAAATCCAAAGGCAAGTTTATTGGTTAGCAAATATGACCGAACGTTCTTGATGCTGGAATCATGTTTTTTATCATATATTATATCTTCTTCTCAAAAAAACATTGAGTTTCTGAAGTTTATCTCCAGGTCTGTATCCAAAGGGAAAATGCCACATGAGATTAAAAATGGATTCAAATTGGTCAGGGAGTTTTGTGAGAAGATTAATAAAGCAATTACTATAGTAGAAGAACAATCTAAGCACTTGAATAATATTTCATACTTTGAACATAATCTAGAATTATCTTCAAGCATGATTGTAAATTTCGTGTTGGGTATTACTGGTAAGAAAGTCGGAATAGCATTTAAATTAAAATCAAATATTAATTCTTATATACTTTCTATCCGAGGATCTAAGGAATGCAATACTCATCTTGGAATGTTAGTAAACAATCTATCTGCAGAATTAAATGGTAGCGGCGGTGGACACGACAAGGCATGCGGAGCCGTAATACCTATGGAAAATTTCAAGAAATTTTTGGATAAGTTGGATCAAGAAATAGTCTAA
- a CDS encoding dual specificity protein phosphatase family protein: MTRIGEIYRRVHGRIVERPTNFSWVIPQKLAGSGLPSSYDQLTWLASNNIKSLVTVREIPLPEIWIQKVKSQNYELENYFLKTDDYNAPTIDEIHEVVDYIEKKIEGNKPVLVHCAAGKGRTGTILAAYLIKKHRLTPHEAVKKLRLMRPGSVQSERQSMAIEHYHKFLNQ, translated from the coding sequence ATGACCAGAATAGGAGAGATTTACCGTAGAGTTCATGGAAGAATAGTTGAACGACCAACTAATTTTAGCTGGGTGATTCCTCAGAAATTGGCAGGCAGCGGGTTGCCATCGTCTTACGATCAACTCACATGGCTTGCTTCTAATAATATAAAAAGTTTAGTTACTGTCAGAGAGATTCCTTTACCAGAAATCTGGATTCAAAAAGTGAAATCTCAAAACTATGAACTAGAAAACTATTTTTTGAAAACGGATGATTATAATGCTCCAACTATCGATGAAATTCATGAAGTTGTGGATTATATCGAAAAAAAAATAGAGGGAAATAAACCAGTTTTGGTTCACTGTGCAGCAGGAAAGGGAAGGACAGGAACCATTCTGGCGGCCTATTTGATAAAAAAGCATAGGTTGACTCCACATGAAGCAGTTAAGAAATTGAGACTTATGAGACCTGGATCGGTTCAATCAGAACGACAATCCATGGCCATCGAACATTATCACAAATTCCTTAACCAATAA
- a CDS encoding trypsin-like peptidase domain-containing protein codes for MFNSLQDYQLKKKKKFKVILVILASFFVVACLFSIGVFHSIQLASGSGPNLTFEADQMTLGDSHNYTTRDYDNSLPDLFDRVEKSVVQITEPGSTQAIEPKPSRLGSGFVYDKLGHIVTNFHVVDGSKNNKVYITFLDGVSYEGDIIGTDPYSDLAVVKLSEVDKNVSSKLIPLELGNSSNVRIGQKVVAVGNPFGLSGSLSEGIISGLGRLMPAGNNGDSPQNPFDKPQIIKPSPSFSIPDIIQTDAAINPGNSGGPLIDMSANVIGINTAIFSNTGVYSGIGFAIPSNFLTKIIPHLIKNGEYDHPYIGVNGFDITPEISKLLNLPEAVGFLVINVTDDSPAKLAGILGGNKSMLINGLPIKLGGDIVTEIDSKSVRKVDDILSYLENYKQVGDNVTLTVLRGPDLVKQTITIPLTARPALETNLTHPSLGVIGLDVTPEIAKLMNISRENGFLITSIIDNSSASKANLRGSYVVTEVNGTVLELGGDIIVKMDNVDVKNQMDIKNYLKTKSIGDSIVITLFRDEHYLTKSLVLEPITENQRILEDSKKTTNDMSHPLSQDDLKEFLESCAKVLPREACESMIIIK; via the coding sequence ATGTTCAATTCCTTACAAGATTATCAACTTAAAAAGAAAAAAAAATTCAAAGTGATTTTGGTAATTCTAGCATCATTTTTTGTTGTCGCTTGTCTATTTTCTATTGGTGTTTTTCATTCTATCCAACTGGCAAGCGGATCTGGACCTAACTTGACTTTCGAGGCCGATCAAATGACCCTGGGAGATAGTCACAACTATACCACCAGAGATTACGACAATTCGCTCCCTGATCTCTTTGATAGAGTCGAAAAATCTGTGGTTCAAATAACTGAACCGGGGAGTACTCAAGCCATAGAGCCTAAGCCCTCAAGATTGGGCTCAGGATTTGTATATGATAAATTAGGACATATTGTTACTAACTTTCATGTAGTAGATGGTTCAAAGAATAATAAAGTCTACATAACATTTCTAGATGGGGTATCATATGAAGGTGACATTATAGGGACTGATCCTTACTCTGACCTTGCTGTAGTAAAACTTTCCGAAGTAGATAAGAATGTCAGTTCGAAATTGATCCCATTAGAATTGGGTAATTCTTCTAATGTTAGGATTGGACAAAAAGTTGTAGCTGTTGGGAACCCCTTTGGATTATCGGGATCCCTGTCTGAAGGCATTATAAGTGGTTTAGGAAGGCTGATGCCCGCAGGGAATAACGGTGATTCTCCACAAAATCCATTTGACAAGCCTCAAATAATCAAACCTAGCCCATCATTTTCAATACCTGACATCATTCAAACAGATGCCGCCATAAATCCAGGTAACTCGGGAGGACCGTTAATTGATATGAGTGCTAATGTTATTGGGATTAATACGGCTATTTTCTCTAATACTGGTGTTTATTCAGGGATTGGATTTGCCATTCCTTCTAATTTTCTAACCAAAATAATACCCCACTTAATAAAAAACGGGGAATACGATCATCCATACATTGGGGTAAACGGATTTGATATAACTCCAGAAATATCAAAATTATTGAATTTACCTGAAGCTGTGGGCTTTTTGGTGATAAACGTTACGGATGATAGTCCTGCCAAACTTGCTGGGATACTGGGAGGCAATAAGAGCATGCTAATAAACGGATTGCCGATTAAACTTGGTGGTGATATAGTTACCGAAATAGATAGTAAGTCTGTTAGAAAAGTGGATGACATTTTATCGTATTTGGAGAATTACAAGCAAGTAGGTGATAACGTTACTCTAACAGTGTTAAGAGGTCCAGATCTAGTAAAACAGACCATAACGATCCCATTAACTGCTCGACCGGCTTTGGAAACGAATTTGACTCATCCATCTTTGGGCGTAATAGGTTTGGATGTAACCCCTGAAATTGCCAAATTAATGAATATCTCACGTGAAAATGGCTTCTTGATTACCAGCATAATCGATAATAGTTCCGCTTCTAAAGCAAATCTGAGGGGTAGCTATGTAGTTACCGAAGTTAATGGGACAGTTTTGGAGTTGGGAGGAGACATAATAGTAAAGATGGACAATGTCGATGTAAAGAACCAAATGGACATAAAGAATTATTTAAAGACAAAGAGTATTGGCGATTCTATTGTTATTACCCTGTTTAGAGATGAACACTATTTAACAAAATCCCTGGTTCTTGAACCGATAACCGAAAATCAACGAATTCTGGAGGATTCCAAAAAAACTACAAATGATATGTCTCATCCGCTTTCACAGGATGACCTTAAAGAATTCTTAGAGTCATGCGCAAAGGTGTTGCCTAGAGAGGCATGTGAATCGATGATAATCATAAAATAG
- a CDS encoding menaquinone biosynthesis decarboxylase, whose protein sequence is MTFDNLSEYLYALESAGELKRIQTEVSSELEVAEIMRRLMYTKKSPAILFENIKDFEIPILGNAFGSIKRLQIALNLDDFSEIGNRIVEMTRMKMPSGVLNKLKMLPKLSEISEYGPKIVDKGQVQEVIETHNPSFKKFPILKSFKQDAGRFITFGMTVTNHPETGIRNIGVYRIQILSDNQAIMHWQIHKRGAQHSDISKESKKPIEAAIVIGADPGTIFSSIAPVPEGMDKFLFAGISRKKGVKMVKCETVDLEVPANSEIVFEGIINPDHLETEGPFGDHTGYYTPPDKFPVFTLTGVMHRKKPIYLTTVVGKPVLEDAYFGKVIERSFLPLIQMFQPEVIDFSMPAAGWFQGLGIISIKKRYPGQAKKVMMGLWGLGQLSLTKIFVVVDHDVDVHDMDKIIWAVTTKADPKRDILIIENVPTDTLDPSSPLVNFGSKMGVDATTKWREEGFFREIQEEVQVDEETKFLVDKKWSMYGLPPENNNSNID, encoded by the coding sequence ATGACTTTTGACAATCTATCTGAATATTTGTACGCTTTAGAATCTGCAGGCGAATTAAAAAGGATCCAGACGGAAGTAAGTTCCGAATTAGAAGTCGCTGAGATTATGAGACGATTGATGTATACAAAGAAAAGCCCAGCTATTTTATTTGAAAACATAAAGGATTTTGAAATCCCCATCCTTGGCAATGCATTCGGATCGATTAAGAGGCTGCAGATAGCTTTAAACTTAGATGATTTTTCAGAAATAGGTAACAGAATTGTTGAAATGACCCGCATGAAAATGCCATCAGGAGTTTTAAATAAACTAAAGATGCTTCCAAAGTTATCGGAAATCTCTGAGTACGGTCCTAAGATTGTGGATAAAGGTCAAGTCCAAGAAGTTATTGAAACACATAATCCTTCCTTCAAGAAATTCCCCATCCTTAAATCATTCAAACAGGATGCAGGAAGATTTATTACCTTTGGAATGACTGTTACCAACCATCCGGAAACCGGAATTCGAAATATAGGAGTTTATCGCATTCAAATTTTGAGTGACAATCAAGCGATTATGCACTGGCAGATTCACAAACGAGGTGCCCAACATTCTGATATCTCGAAGGAATCTAAAAAACCAATTGAAGCGGCAATAGTAATTGGGGCTGACCCCGGTACTATTTTTAGCAGCATAGCCCCAGTTCCAGAAGGTATGGACAAATTTCTATTTGCGGGAATTTCTCGAAAGAAAGGGGTCAAAATGGTGAAATGTGAAACAGTAGATTTGGAAGTTCCAGCTAATTCAGAAATCGTATTTGAGGGCATTATCAACCCAGACCACCTTGAGACAGAAGGGCCATTTGGAGATCATACTGGATATTATACTCCGCCTGACAAATTCCCTGTTTTTACATTAACCGGGGTTATGCATAGAAAAAAGCCGATATATTTAACCACTGTAGTTGGAAAACCTGTTCTAGAGGATGCTTACTTTGGAAAGGTAATAGAAAGATCATTTTTGCCTCTGATACAGATGTTTCAGCCCGAAGTAATAGATTTCTCGATGCCGGCAGCTGGATGGTTTCAAGGATTGGGAATAATCTCAATCAAAAAGAGATACCCTGGACAAGCAAAAAAGGTGATGATGGGCCTATGGGGGTTAGGGCAACTATCCTTAACTAAGATTTTTGTTGTTGTTGATCATGATGTTGATGTTCATGATATGGATAAGATTATTTGGGCTGTAACTACTAAAGCGGATCCGAAACGGGATATACTAATAATAGAGAATGTACCCACAGACACTTTAGATCCCTCATCACCTTTAGTAAATTTTGGATCGAAAATGGGAGTTGACGCCACAACCAAATGGAGAGAAGAAGGCTTTTTTAGAGAGATTCAGGAGGAAGTTCAAGTTGATGAAGAAACCAAATTTTTGGTTGATAAGAAGTGGTCAATGTACGGATTACCTCCAGAAAATAACAATTCTAATATCGACTAA
- the dps gene encoding DNA protection during starvation protein — MTENNEYVPNVVALEVLEKNGVNIERLKELITKGVGAEFTTYYYYTILRMHCTGLDGEGIKEIVEDARIEDRNHFEAMVPRLYELGGSLPRDIRDFATQAGCPDAYLPENWKDLTSIIKVLLEAEQCAIRSWGEVCDMTGGKDPRTFDIAQRIMQEEIEHEAWFIELLSKRPSGHFRRNFPGQSPYTSGAGGLSHL, encoded by the coding sequence ATGACTGAGAATAATGAATATGTTCCGAACGTTGTAGCTTTGGAGGTATTAGAAAAAAATGGTGTTAATATTGAAAGACTAAAAGAATTGATAACCAAAGGCGTAGGTGCGGAATTTACAACCTATTATTATTATACTATTTTAAGGATGCACTGTACAGGCCTTGACGGAGAGGGAATCAAGGAAATCGTTGAAGATGCAAGAATTGAAGATCGAAACCACTTCGAGGCCATGGTTCCAAGACTCTATGAATTGGGGGGTAGTTTACCACGAGATATCAGAGATTTTGCAACTCAAGCTGGTTGTCCAGACGCTTATCTGCCAGAAAATTGGAAGGATTTGACCTCTATCATAAAGGTACTTCTGGAAGCAGAACAATGCGCTATCAGATCCTGGGGAGAAGTATGTGACATGACAGGGGGAAAAGATCCCAGAACGTTCGATATTGCACAGAGGATAATGCAAGAAGAAATTGAGCATGAAGCTTGGTTCATAGAGCTGTTATCGAAACGACCATCGGGGCACTTTAGGAGAAACTTTCCAGGTCAATCACCTTATACTTCTGGTGCAGGTGGACTCAGCCACCTTTAA
- a CDS encoding J domain-containing protein: MSQSYYDILEIDHHATSADIKKSFRLLALKHHPDKNKSTESHQKFLQIVEAYEVLSDDNSRRKYDLINSSSSQSSNFTPSWTPSADLSKFYSYEIIKNWYVPNKSTGGIWDIGEKENLGMWKTTLALFGSLACVAVFIIVLSN; this comes from the coding sequence TTGTCTCAGTCTTACTATGACATACTCGAGATAGACCACCATGCAACTAGTGCAGATATCAAAAAATCATTTAGACTTCTTGCCCTCAAGCACCATCCTGACAAAAACAAAAGTACGGAGTCTCATCAAAAGTTCTTGCAAATAGTAGAGGCCTACGAAGTTCTTTCTGATGATAATTCAAGAAGGAAATACGATTTGATCAATTCTTCATCAAGCCAATCATCCAATTTTACTCCTAGTTGGACACCATCAGCTGACCTGTCAAAATTTTACAGTTACGAAATTATAAAAAATTGGTATGTCCCCAACAAATCTACCGGAGGCATATGGGACATAGGAGAAAAGGAAAATCTTGGCATGTGGAAGACTACATTAGCACTATTTGGATCATTAGCATGCGTTGCAGTTTTTATTATTGTACTATCAAATTAG
- a CDS encoding glycosyltransferase: MNKNAITIGIITYNEQNNILKFFDSLKSQRLGDKLVISEVIFVDDSNDETPILINKIRSENPEYNIRLIHNEKRKGASQGWNTIFRNAKGNIIVLLDADIEIGENCISRLSNKITDNVGLCASNTVPKINNMGLYACASVFIGYWLRSIRINGLSQYTTMGRALSLDTELARGIEIPQEIIAIDLYLQCKVLEKAKKVIYDDDAVVYFNPPINKNDFFSQIVRALIGHRQIKELTRKFDFDAPASLTIKEFFKNSIKYPRGSLCLLLCYLQLPVSYFKDRERVSHIWEPANSTKN, translated from the coding sequence ATGAATAAAAATGCTATCACGATAGGAATAATTACTTATAACGAACAGAATAATATTTTAAAATTTTTTGATTCACTCAAGTCTCAGCGGCTCGGAGACAAGTTGGTTATCAGCGAGGTAATTTTCGTGGATGATTCGAATGATGAAACTCCAATTCTTATCAACAAAATCAGGTCTGAAAATCCAGAATACAATATTCGTCTAATTCACAATGAAAAGAGAAAAGGAGCAAGCCAAGGATGGAATACTATATTCAGAAACGCGAAAGGTAATATTATAGTATTATTGGACGCAGACATCGAGATTGGGGAAAACTGTATCTCACGATTATCGAATAAGATCACAGATAACGTAGGATTGTGTGCTTCTAATACTGTCCCCAAAATCAATAATATGGGCCTATATGCATGTGCATCAGTTTTTATCGGTTATTGGTTAAGATCAATAAGAATCAACGGTCTTTCTCAATACACCACTATGGGTAGAGCACTTTCATTGGATACGGAATTGGCTAGAGGGATAGAAATTCCCCAAGAAATAATCGCAATAGATCTTTATCTTCAGTGTAAAGTGCTTGAAAAGGCCAAAAAGGTAATCTATGATGATGATGCAGTAGTCTATTTTAACCCACCCATAAACAAAAATGATTTTTTCAGTCAGATAGTGAGAGCATTAATTGGGCATAGACAGATAAAAGAATTGACAAGAAAATTTGATTTTGATGCTCCCGCGTCTCTAACGATAAAGGAATTTTTCAAAAATTCGATAAAATATCCAAGAGGTTCGTTATGTCTCTTATTGTGTTATCTTCAATTGCCGGTTAGCTACTTTAAGGATAGAGAGCGAGTCTCCCATATTTGGGAACCTGCTAATAGCACCAAAAATTAA
- a CDS encoding HIT family protein produces the protein MMQTLNHNCIFCQIVTKNLPNAIIYEDEKFLAFMDKYPINHGHSLLVPKQHFSNILEMPIKEVGEMHSLVPRLAKAITSVLGSDGFNINQNNGKSANQIVPHVHVHIVPRYSIERVKGQWPMRKIAQINELESVAQKIRENIEVS, from the coding sequence ATGATGCAGACCTTAAATCACAACTGTATTTTTTGTCAAATTGTAACGAAAAATTTGCCTAATGCAATAATTTATGAAGATGAAAAATTTTTGGCTTTTATGGATAAGTACCCAATCAATCATGGACATTCGTTGCTAGTACCTAAACAGCACTTTAGTAATATATTAGAAATGCCGATAAAGGAAGTAGGCGAAATGCATTCGCTAGTCCCACGATTAGCAAAGGCAATTACTAGTGTTTTGGGAAGTGACGGATTTAACATTAACCAGAATAATGGGAAATCTGCTAATCAGATTGTACCACATGTGCACGTACACATAGTTCCCAGATATTCGATTGAGAGGGTCAAAGGTCAATGGCCAATGCGCAAGATTGCACAAATAAATGAGCTCGAGAGTGTAGCTCAAAAAATCAGAGAGAATATCGAAGTATCATGA
- the ilvD gene encoding dihydroxy-acid dehydratase, which produces MILPSRKTVEGASRAPHRAMYKSMGLSDEDLGRPLVAVCSTCNEATPCNIHLGKLAQKSKEGVRDSGNTPREFTTIAVSDGIAMGHEGMKSSLVSREIIADSIEIMVRAHQYDAIVGISGCDKSLPGTLMAMARLNLPSIFVYGGTILPGYWNGSPVTIQDVYEAVGTYDAGKMSLEELTSLENVACPSAGSCAGMYTANTMASISEALGMALPGSATPPAESEERHKICFETGKSIDHLILNDLKPRDILNYEAFENAIMMANAIGGSTNAILHLLALSREAGIELDIKDFEYIRKKTPHIANMRPGGSYVMLNLDNIGGIPVILKSLLDKGILNGNVETVTGNTMKKNLESYDFRKSKSYYKEQKTEFRNILRTVDDPIHKEGTLKILFGNLAPEGAVIKIAGLKEDKFEGVAKVYQSEESAFDAVSKREIGEGDVVVIRYEGPKGGPGMREMLSVTAAIVGQGLGEKVAMLTDGRFSGATRGFMIGHVSPEAMVGGPISIIKNGDKIKIDLIKETIDLKISKKEFANRTKKFKPIKIRYRSGALAKYATLVRSASEGAITSAIPKYMKRNFT; this is translated from the coding sequence ATGATTTTACCTAGCAGAAAAACAGTTGAGGGTGCTTCCCGTGCTCCTCATAGGGCAATGTACAAATCAATGGGTCTCTCAGACGAAGATCTTGGTAGGCCTCTAGTGGCAGTTTGTAGTACATGTAATGAGGCGACCCCATGCAATATTCATTTGGGAAAACTTGCTCAAAAGTCAAAGGAAGGTGTTAGGGATTCTGGAAACACCCCTCGGGAATTTACTACCATCGCTGTTTCTGATGGCATTGCAATGGGACACGAGGGGATGAAATCCTCTCTTGTTAGCCGGGAAATCATTGCGGATTCGATCGAGATAATGGTCAGAGCACATCAATATGACGCTATAGTGGGAATTTCTGGATGTGATAAAAGCTTGCCTGGAACTTTGATGGCAATGGCCCGACTCAATTTGCCTTCTATATTTGTTTACGGGGGCACAATTCTGCCTGGTTATTGGAATGGTAGTCCGGTTACTATTCAAGATGTGTATGAGGCGGTTGGAACATATGATGCTGGCAAAATGAGTTTGGAAGAATTGACAAGTCTTGAAAATGTTGCTTGCCCGTCGGCTGGATCATGTGCAGGAATGTATACCGCTAATACCATGGCATCTATAAGCGAGGCATTAGGGATGGCGTTACCAGGTAGCGCTACACCGCCTGCGGAAAGCGAAGAAAGGCACAAAATTTGCTTTGAGACTGGTAAATCTATTGATCATCTAATACTAAATGATTTGAAACCAAGGGATATCTTGAATTATGAGGCATTCGAAAATGCGATTATGATGGCAAATGCGATAGGAGGTTCGACTAATGCGATACTTCACCTATTAGCACTGTCCCGTGAAGCAGGAATCGAATTGGATATAAAAGATTTTGAATATATTAGAAAAAAGACACCTCATATCGCAAATATGAGACCAGGTGGGAGTTATGTAATGTTGAACTTGGATAATATTGGGGGCATCCCTGTAATTTTAAAATCATTGCTTGATAAAGGTATTCTTAATGGAAATGTAGAGACCGTTACCGGTAACACAATGAAAAAGAATCTCGAGTCTTATGACTTTAGGAAATCCAAGTCTTATTATAAAGAACAAAAAACTGAATTTCGAAATATCCTTCGGACTGTCGATGATCCAATACACAAAGAAGGAACGTTAAAAATTTTGTTTGGAAATTTGGCTCCAGAGGGAGCTGTAATCAAAATTGCAGGATTGAAAGAAGATAAATTTGAGGGGGTTGCCAAAGTTTATCAATCAGAAGAGTCTGCATTTGATGCTGTTTCGAAAAGAGAAATCGGCGAAGGTGATGTTGTCGTTATAAGATATGAGGGTCCAAAGGGTGGTCCAGGAATGAGGGAAATGCTTTCTGTGACAGCGGCCATAGTGGGTCAGGGGTTAGGTGAAAAAGTTGCTATGCTCACTGATGGTAGATTCTCTGGTGCAACCCGTGGATTTATGATAGGGCATGTTTCTCCAGAGGCAATGGTAGGTGGACCCATATCAATAATCAAAAATGGTGATAAGATCAAGATCGATTTAATCAAAGAAACTATTGACCTCAAGATTTCAAAGAAAGAGTTCGCAAATAGGACCAAGAAATTTAAGCCTATAAAGATTAGGTATCGGTCGGGAGCATTAGCAAAATATGCAACATTGGTAAGATCAGCATCAGAGGGGGCTATTACTTCTGCAATACCAAAGTATATGAAAAGGAACTTTACCTAA
- the purC gene encoding phosphoribosylaminoimidazolesuccinocarboxamide synthase, whose protein sequence is MKLIRKGKVKDIYETNNNTLIFSFSNRISAFDVILNDEIPYKGKVLCDFALYWFKILKGKNHFRRRVDTDKIEVGKLNMIPIECVVRSYLYGSLYTRYLQNSIEISGTEEYFANNDLQLASKLPGLVFDPTTKSDQHDKPLSETQILKNRLLNETELMQLKKQSLDLFEQVNTIVSDSGFILSDIKFEFGKDPITGEIILGDSIGPDEFRIWNKGDYQVGHIQDSYDKQILRDWLEGIGFRKEVEKCNNNRLEPNIPKLPKEIIEKISQRYVDAYERITRSTFSRLD, encoded by the coding sequence TTGAAACTAATTAGGAAAGGCAAAGTAAAGGACATCTATGAAACCAATAACAACACACTAATTTTTTCTTTTTCTAATAGGATATCTGCGTTTGACGTTATACTAAATGATGAAATTCCTTATAAGGGAAAAGTCCTCTGTGATTTTGCACTTTATTGGTTTAAAATATTAAAAGGGAAAAACCATTTTAGGAGAAGAGTAGATACCGATAAGATTGAGGTAGGAAAGTTGAATATGATTCCAATAGAGTGTGTAGTTCGATCATACCTATATGGAAGCTTATATACTAGGTATCTTCAGAATTCTATAGAGATTTCTGGGACGGAGGAATATTTTGCAAATAATGATTTGCAATTGGCTTCAAAATTGCCCGGTCTTGTGTTTGATCCAACTACTAAATCTGACCAACATGATAAACCTCTCTCGGAAACACAAATTCTTAAAAATAGGTTATTAAATGAAACGGAACTAATGCAACTAAAAAAACAATCTCTTGACTTGTTTGAGCAAGTAAATACAATCGTTTCGGATTCGGGCTTTATTCTTTCTGATATCAAATTTGAATTCGGAAAAGATCCAATTACAGGAGAAATAATCCTGGGTGATTCAATTGGACCTGATGAATTTAGAATCTGGAATAAAGGCGATTACCAAGTAGGACACATTCAGGATAGTTATGACAAACAAATTTTAAGAGACTGGTTAGAGGGGATAGGCTTCAGAAAAGAGGTAGAAAAATGCAATAATAATCGTTTAGAACCAAATATTCCAAAATTACCAAAAGAGATTATTGAAAAAATATCTCAAAGATATGTCGATGCTTATGAACGCATAACAAGATCTACTTTTAGCAGGCTTGACTAA
- a CDS encoding DUF371 domain-containing protein — protein sequence MLTEEIQFCGHKNIRSLHTRTIEITKDPNLTLNGDCIIGVSATKSCSDLTSAMKNKIRRNRSIVEIDLIVEPFSIKIHGIGNDNLLLTHLHDIVLRKSNFICDRTLCLSCNVSAIQIPRKMIDLLKDPSKQGLLVIGVE from the coding sequence TTGTTAACCGAAGAAATTCAATTTTGTGGCCACAAAAATATTCGTTCATTACATACACGAACAATAGAGATTACCAAAGATCCTAACCTAACCCTTAATGGCGATTGTATAATAGGAGTTAGCGCAACCAAATCATGTTCCGATCTTACAAGTGCTATGAAGAATAAAATCAGGAGAAATCGATCAATAGTAGAAATAGATTTGATAGTTGAGCCCTTTTCTATCAAAATACATGGGATTGGAAATGATAATCTCCTCCTAACACATCTTCATGATATCGTATTAAGAAAAAGCAATTTTATTTGTGATAGGACTCTGTGTCTAAGCTGTAATGTTAGTGCCATACAAATTCCTAGAAAGATGATAGATTTATTAAAAGACCCTTCCAAACAAGGTCTTTTGGTCATAGGTGTAGAATAA